The Persephonella sp. DNA window TTCTTCTGAAAAGCCAATTTTAGTTAATACCCATGTTGATACTGTTCCACCTATTAATATGAAAGACCCTTTTAAGCCTTATGAAAAAGACGGCAGAATTTACGGCAGAGGTGCTGCAGATACAAAAGGTTTAATAGCAGCTCTTATAATAGCCCTTGAGGATTTTTATAAAAAGTATGGCTTTGTTCCTGTATCTGTTGCCTTCACGGTAGATGAGGAGCAGAACACCGCCCTTGGTTCACAGGAATTAATAAAGGTTTTAGAGCCAATTAAAAGCATTCTTGTTTTAGAACCAACCTATGGTAAGCTATGCACTGCCCAGATGGGAACTTATGAGTTTCGCCTAAAGGTTCATCTACCGTCTGCCCACGCCTCTGAGTTTGAAAAATTCAAAAATCCTGCAAAAGAAGCCTTTAAAGCAATAAATCTTATTGAAAAAGAGTTAAACAGACCTGTTAATATTCTCAGATTTAACAGCGGCTGGGAACATTATGCAGTTCCTGATAAAGCAGAGGTTTTATGTGAGTTTAAGATATTTGAAAATGAGCTTGTTTCTGACATAGAAAGCAAGCTTACAGATGTTATAGATAATCTTGATACACAGATAGAAATTATTGTTGAGGATTACGAGGAGTTTAACAGATTTAAAAAGGGACAATTGATTGGTCTATTGGAAAAAGCATATAAGGAAGAATTTAACACCGAAGCAAAAAAAGGAATTATGCCTTCATGGACAGATGCTTCTAATTATCATAAAGCAGGTTTTGAATGTGTTATTTTTGGTTTTGCAGATTTATCAATTTCCCATTCTGACAGGGAAAGCATTTCTATTGAGGAACTAATCAATAACTATAGATTTCTTTACAGATTTTTCTCCATTCTGACCCAGCCGTAATATTTTATCCCTGTTTCCTGAAATCCATGTTTTTTATAAAAATCAATAGCCCGTTTATTTTTTTCTCCCACCCATAATCCAGATTTTTTTAATCCAAGCTCTTTAAAATGCTCCAGCACTTTGTTCAAAAGTAAATCTCCCAATCCTTTACCCCAGAACTTTTTCTTTACAGAAAGTTCATGAATTTCCCCTACATGTTTTCCTTCAATATCAATCCAGTTTCCATCCCCTACAATAAAAGCTGCTGGTTCATCCTCATAAAATAAGATCTTGAAAAATGTTGAATGCTTTTTGAGCCATTTAATATATCTTTTGGCCTGTTTACGATTAGCTTCTCCATACTCAGGAATGTCCTGATATGCATCCATAAGTATGTCAATAACTGTGTCTAAATATTTATCTTCAAAATCTTTTAGCTCAATCCTTTCCATAAGAAATATTATAAATTCTGGAAAGCAAAAATAAGCAATGAAAATGTTAAAATTTAATAAATTTTTGAAGTCTACAGGGAGATTTAATGCTCTCAAAGATATACGGGCAACAGAAAAAGGATATATATCTGCTTATATTTAATCTGCTAAAGGATAGTAATGTATTTGGAATTCTTTATGGTAAAAAAGGGATAGGCAAAAAATATGTTGTCACAAGTGCAATCAATAATCTGTCTTCATCATTTGATAAAAAGATATTCATTGAAGCAACACCTCTATGGAAAAATGAAATTCTTTCAACCCTTGGCATAGAAGCAGATGCAGAAATATCCAAAG harbors:
- a CDS encoding M20/M25/M40 family metallo-hydrolase: MERAEILSLEKKLKNELFKLISIPSHRDCSQIQEYIKDRLSFIKFEDQKINKNNLYNIYSISSEKPILVNTHVDTVPPINMKDPFKPYEKDGRIYGRGAADTKGLIAALIIALEDFYKKYGFVPVSVAFTVDEEQNTALGSQELIKVLEPIKSILVLEPTYGKLCTAQMGTYEFRLKVHLPSAHASEFEKFKNPAKEAFKAINLIEKELNRPVNILRFNSGWEHYAVPDKAEVLCEFKIFENELVSDIESKLTDVIDNLDTQIEIIVEDYEEFNRFKKGQLIGLLEKAYKEEFNTEAKKGIMPSWTDASNYHKAGFECVIFGFADLSISHSDRESISIEELINNYRFLYRFFSILTQP
- a CDS encoding GNAT family N-acetyltransferase gives rise to the protein MERIELKDFEDKYLDTVIDILMDAYQDIPEYGEANRKQAKRYIKWLKKHSTFFKILFYEDEPAAFIVGDGNWIDIEGKHVGEIHELSVKKKFWGKGLGDLLLNKVLEHFKELGLKKSGLWVGEKNKRAIDFYKKHGFQETGIKYYGWVRMEKNL